In a single window of the Equus caballus isolate H_3958 breed thoroughbred unplaced genomic scaffold, TB-T2T haplotype2-0000440, whole genome shotgun sequence genome:
- the LOC106781149 gene encoding heparan sulfate glucosamine 3-O-sulfotransferase 4-like isoform X3: MQPGRLGEGGGGRGRWRRLKPCPGCVGGCRRRCRSEPGAAMTPWPAPPPPLPPLLAAPPLPGAQAAFSLRLVPVCHLPVLQPPGRLGHPAVPRGAAGAAGTAAEPLPSPPPPSLLPPPMRLGTPSQPSALPPDNASREEPPEPSKQPPAPGADGWGLASGSGFARDPWLRTPVAPGEMITAQSALLEREAQKSSTTHEELAGRRAVNGSSERGGDLSTPNYGEKKLPQALIIGVKKGGTRELLEAIQSTRTCGPWA, encoded by the coding sequence ATGCAGCCTGggcggctgggggagggggggggcgggcgggggcgctgGCGGCGGCTGAAACCATGTCCGGGCTGCGTCGGgggctgccgccgccgctgccgcagCGAGCCCGGAGCCGCGATGACCCCGTGGCCCGCACCTCCTCCGCCTCTGCCTCCACTTCTCGCCGCGCCGCCGCTGCCTGGCGCGCAAGCTGCTTTTTCTCTGCGCCTTGTCCCTGTCTGTCACCTACCTGTGCTACAGCCTCCTGGGCGGCTCGGGCACCCTGCAGTTCCCCGTGGTGCTGCAGGAGCCGCCGGCACTGCCGCCGAGCCCCTGCCAAGCCCGCCGCCACCCTCTCTACTGCCGCCCCCCATGCGCCTCGGCACCCCCTCACAGCCCTCCGCGCTGCCGCCGGACAACGCGAGCCGCGAGGAGCCTCCGGAGCCCTCcaagcagccccctgcccccgggGCCGACGGCTGGGGTCTGGCGAGCGGCAGCGGGTTCGCTAGGGACCCCTGGCTCCGGACCCCTGTGGCCCCTGGCGAGATGATCACGGCGCAGAGCGCGCTGCTGGAGAGGGAAGCGCAGAAGTCCAGCACCACCCACGAGGAGCTCGCAGGCCGGAGAGCGGTGAATGGGAGCAGCGAGAGGGGCGGCGACCTCAGCACCCCcaactatggggagaagaagctgcCACAGGCGCTCATCATCGGGGTCAAAAAAGGAGGCACCCGCGAGCTGCTGGAGGCGATCCAGTCCACCCGGACGTGCGGGCCGTGGGCGTAG